One genomic segment of Gossypium arboreum isolate Shixiya-1 chromosome 3, ASM2569848v2, whole genome shotgun sequence includes these proteins:
- the LOC108475235 gene encoding uncharacterized protein LOC108475235, producing the protein MVLFSSNIPREQRHNFSVILGMKVVEKLDNYIGLPLPIGKKKIVAFQEIINNMSCKLNSWTKRLLSFGGKEVFIKAVLQSIPTYALSIFKAPRGVLDDIQSKLSRAWWTGKEKGRFWAMVPWKTLCHPKGMGGIGIRDIRLFNLALLGRQVWRLVSNKDTLCFKVLSTKYFPDNNIFHSKKTEKVSFTRNSIVATENILKDGFGWQVGNGNKINIREDNWGIEGLNGGTFNMDMTDPNDSSVVDLWIKEQKSWNRDKIYKMYWQDWGDKIYNLPIGRIDHDDRIIWFHNCMAVTPQSLLTSGCC; encoded by the coding sequence ATGGTTCTTTTTAGTTCTAATATTCCTAGAGAACAGAGACACAATTTCAGTGTAATTCTTGGCATGAAGGTGGTTGAGAAGCTGGATAACTATATTGGTCTTCCTCTTCCTATTGGAAAAAAGAAAATAGTGGCTTTCCAGGAGATTATTAACAATATGTCATGCAAATTAAACAGTTGGACCAAGAGGCTCCTTTCATTTGGTGGTAAGGAAGTCTTCATCAAAGCAGTTCTTCAGTCCATTCCAACATATGCGTTGTCGATCTTTAAGGCTCCTAGAGGTGTGCTGGACGACATACAATCAAAGCTGAGTAGAGCTTGGTGGACGGGCAAAGAAAAAGGCAGATTTTGGGCGATGGTTCCGTGGAAAACTTTGTGTCACCCGAAAGGTATGGGTGGAATTGGCATAAGGGACATCAGACTTTTCAACTTGGCTCTTCTGGGGCGGCAAGTCTGGAGGCTTGTTAGTAACAAAGACACCCTGTGTTTTAAAGTCTTATCGACTAAGTATTTCCCCGACAACAATATCTTTCATTCCAAGAAGACTGAAAAAGTGTCCTTTACACGAAATAGCATTGTGGCTACAGAAAATATCCTTAAAGATGGGTTCGGGTGGCAGGTAGGAAATGGAAATAAGATAAACATAAGGGAAGACAATTGGGGGATAGAAGGCTTAAACGGTGGAACTTTTAATATGGATATGACCGATCCGAATGATAGTAGTGTGGTTGACCTATGGATTAAGGAACAGAAAAGCTGGAACAGGGATAAAATCTATAAGATGTACTGGCAGGATTGGGGGGATAAAATTTATAACCTCCCCATTGGGAGAATTGACCATGATGATAGAATAATATGGTTTCATAATTGTATGGCTGTTACACCTCAAAGTCTACTTACTTCTGGTTGCTGTTGA